A stretch of DNA from Agrobacterium cucumeris:
CTTTCCCGCGCCGAGCAGAAAGTGGTGATCCACTGGCTGGGTGAAATGTTCGATCCCGCACTCGAGGGTTACTGGGGTTCCGGTGACCACATGCAGGCCATGGAAACCTGCCTTGCCATGATCGAGGAGAATGCCGACAAGATCGACGGCATCAAGATTTCGCTTCTTTCCAAGGAAAAGGAAATCGTCATGCGCCGCCGCCTGCCGGCTGGTGTGCGCATGTATACCGGCGACGACTTCAACTATGCCGAATTGATCGCCGGTGACGAACAGGGGTACTCGGACGCCCTGCTCGGCATTTTCGACGCCATTGCGCCGGCCGCCTCCAAAGCTCTCGCCAGCCTGAAGCGTGGCGCGGACAATGAGTTCTTCGATATTCTGGAGCCGACGGTGGCGCTGTCGCGCCATATCTTCAAGGCGCCCACCCGCTTCTACAAGACCGGCGTGGTGTTCCTCGCCTATCTCAACGGGTTGCAGGAGCATTTCACCATGGTTGGCGGGCAGGAAAGCACTCGCTCCACGCAGCATTTCGCCGAGCTTTTCCGGCTGGCGGACAAGGCCAATGTGCTTGCCGAACCGGATCTCGCAACGCACCGCATGAAGGCGTTTCTTTCGGTCCGGGGCATTGGCTGAGGCAGCAGAACCAGGGGAGATATCGATATGAGCCTTGAGGGCCTTTCCATCAATTTCGCCACCGTGCGCCAGGGCGGTGCTTTTGGCGCCATCGTTGATGCCTGCCTTGCCCATGGCATCACCGCCATTTCACCCTGGCGCGAACAGGTGCACGGCGTCGGGCTCGCGGAAGCCGCCCGCATTGTCGAACAGAACGGCCTGCGCCTCAGCGGCCATTGCCGGGGCGGTTTTTTCCCCGCCCCCGATGCGGAAGGCCGCCGCCGCGCCATCGAGGATAATAAACGCGCCGTCGATGAAGCGGCTGCCATGAAGGCCGATTGCCTCGTGCTTGTTGTCGGTGGCCTGCCCGCCGGCTCCCGCGATCTGAAAGGCGCGCGGCAGATGGTGGAAGACGGCATGGCCGAACTTCTGCCCTATGCACGGGACGCCGGCGTGCCGCTGGCCATCGAACCGCTTCACCCCTTTTACGCCGCCGAGCGCGCCTGCTTCAACACACTGAAACAGTCGCTCGATCTCTGCGACCGGCTGGGGGCCGGCACCGGCGTCGCCATCGACGTCTACCACGTCTGGTGGGACCCGGAACTGGAGGAACAGGTGGCGCGGGCCGGCAGGAACGGGCAAATCCTTGCCCACCACATCTGCGACTGGCTGGTGCCGACCACCGATCCGCTCAATGATCGCGGCATGATGGGCGACGGCGTGATTGACCTGAAGGCATTTCGCGCCATGATCGAGGCTGCCGGCTTCCACGGCCCGCAGGAAGTGGAAATCTTTTCGCATCGCTGGCAGGCGCGGCCAATGGACGAGGTTCTGTCCACCGTGGTCGAGCGTTTCAAGACTGTTTGTTGAGATATCCGGGAGAGAGACAATGCCTGAAAGGGTGAAACGCAAACGCTATGCGCTGGTCGGCACCGGCAATCGCGGCACCACCATGTGGGGTCGCGAACTTCTGGCCGGCTGGAGCGATTATGTCGAGCTGGTCGGCATTTGCGACCTGAACCTGATGCGCGCCGAACGCGCCCGCGCCATGATGGGTTCGAACGCACCGCTTTATGACGATTTCGACCGGATGATGCTGGAGCAGCGCCCGGAACTGGTGATCGTCTGCACGCCTGACGATACACATGACGACATCATCATCCGCGCGCTGGAAGGCGGAGCCGATGTCATCAGTGAAAAACCCATGACCACCACCCCGGAAAAGATCGACCGCATTCGCGCCGCGGAGGCCAAAAGCGGCCGCCGGGTCGATGTGTCCTTCAATTACCGTTTCTCTCCCACCGCCGCACGAATCAAGGAACTGATCGACGACGGGGCCATCGGCACCGTCACCTCGGTCGATTTCCACTGGTATCTCGACAACCAGCACGGTGCGGACTATTTCCGCCGCTGGCACGCCTTCACCGAACATTCCGGCAGCCTGTTCGTGCACAAGGCCACCCACCATTTCGATCTCTTGAACTGGTATCTCGATTCCGATCCCGTCGAAGTGAAGGGTTTCGGACAGCTGCTGCATTACGGCAAGAACGGCCCGTTCCGCGGAACGCGCTGTCGCACCTGTCCGCACAAGGATGAGTGCGATTATTTCATGGATCTCGGCGCCGATCCTTTCCTCGATGCACTCTATGAAGATCCGTCGAGCATTGACGGTTATATGCGCGATGCCTGCGTCTTCCGCGAAGAGATCGACATCCCCGATACGATGAGCGCCTCGATCCGTTATGCCAGCGGCGTGCAGGTTTCCTATTCGCTCAATACCTATATGCCGATCGAGGGTCATCACATTGCCTTCAACGGCCATAAGGGCCGCATCGAGATGCGCCAATATGAAAAGCAGCCCTGGACGGAGCCGCCGGCCGATGAAATCCTGCTGGTCAAAAGCTTCGGCGGCGGTGTCGAGCATATCTGGGTGCCGCATGAGCCGGGCGGCCATTATGGCGGCGACAACCGCATGCGCGACATGATCTTCAAACCGGGCTCGAATGACCGGCTGCGCCAGCGGGCAGGTTCACGCGCCGGCGCCATGTCGGTTCTGTGTGGCGTGGCGGCGCTGAAGAGCGCCCGCGAGGGCGGCTCCGAAGCGGTGAAATCACTGCCGCTCTAGAATCTTCGGCGCGCGGCCGCTTCGACAGCGGGCCGCGCGCTGCAACTGGCAAAAAGAACGGACGATATTCCGCAGATTACGCGCCTCTTCCATCCCGATAATATGATCATCGGGGGAAGAGAGAGTGAATTATGTCCAGTTTTGAAGCCTTCGTTCCGCTTATCATCATCGGTGCCAGCCTGTTTGTTTTCTTCAAATGGGTGGGACGCGATATGAACAGGGACGAGAAAAAACCGCGATCCCGCCGCTGACGTATGAACAGCTGCCATAACCCGGCACAGCTGCGGAACCTCGCGCTTCTGCCGGCGTTTTCCTTCCAAAGGAGAACAGGCCATGATGCAGCAGAAAAAACCGAAGAAAGACGAAAAGAGCCCTTCCAAGGCCAGCGAAATTCCGCCAGCCGGCCCGCACGCCAAACCTTCGCTTACCGATTATGACAAGACGCCGGGCGCAGGCAGCCTGCCGGATGGCGACAACTCGAAGGATGTTTCGCCTGGTGCCGGTTAACACGTATCCCGTGCGGCTGGCAGCTACAGAGCATCGCGGAAAACGTTTTAAAATAATTACTTACAAGAAATACTAAGATAACTTAACGTATTTTCCACCGCGCCCTCGTTGCAAAATTGAAAATTCCGGCTATATTTGCCCAATCGACCATTGCTTGTGACCGACGCTCCAGCCTCCGTGCTCTCGTTGGATTTCCTCTCAAATAATCGATCCAATCCCGCAAGGTATCGCGGGAACCACAACGATTGCTACGAAAGGAAATCGTTATGAACACTGGTACTGTAAAGTGGTTCAACGCCACCAAGGGCTTCGGCTTCATTCAGCCTGACAACGGCGGCACGGACGTTTTCGTTCACATCTCCGCAGTTGAGCGCGCAGGTCTGCGTTCGCTGAATGACGGCCAGAAGGTCACCTACGACATCGTTCAGGACCGTCGCTCGGGCAAAAGCTCCGCCGACAATCTGCGCGCTGCCTGATTTGTCATTCGCGCCGCTGGCGTTAATACGGCAGCGGGCGTAATGATTCTGAGAGGTCGGGTTAAGCCCGGCCTTTTACTTTTTTTGGCCATGGGAGGCTCTCATGCGCAAAAATCTTTACCGCTCCGGCGATGCGATTGTCCTCAAGGCGGGCGTCCTTGGCAGCAATCAGCCCAGCGGTCCTGGCCGGATCACAATGGTTCTGCCGGAAACACAGGGTTTGGTTCGTTTCAGGGTTCGTTTTCAGAACGAGAACTTCGAACGGAACATTGCGTCCGATGAAATCGATACCGCTTCGTCCTCATCGAGAGGAATGGATGCGGAAAGTTTAGCACCCCGTGCTTCGGGATCCAGCTGGATCAACTCGAGCACGATCAAAGTCAGAAAATAGCAGCGACGGCTGCTTTTAAGGAGATATTTTGCAGGTCATCGTCAGAGACAACAATGTCGAGCAAGCGCTTCGCGTCTTGAAGAAGAGAATGCAGCGCGAGGGTATTTTCCGCGAAATGCGTGCTCGTGAAGCTTACGAAAAGCCCTCGGCAAAGCGCGTTCGTGAAGAAGCCGAAGCCGTGCGCCGCCACCGCAAGCTGGCGAGAAAAAAGATGCAGCGCGAGGGACTGCTGCCGGCTCCTAAAAAGGCTGCCCGCACCCGCTAATTGCTAATCCTGCCTTCCCGCAAAGGAGAACGTCATGACCGAACCAAAAGAGGCTGTTTTCAAACCCGAAAAACTGTCCTCTCAGGATAAGGCCTCGATGACGGACAAAGCGGCAAGACAGATTATCACTGCCGAATCCGACCAGCGTACGCGCAAGACGGAACGGCTTCGCCAGCTTCGCGAAGCGCAGGAGGCGGCAACCGCCGCCACTCCGCACCCACCTGCCAAAAGGCCATCCGGTAAAAAATAGCGCCGTTGCGCATTTTGCCGTCGTCTACTCGAAAAACCTCTTGAACCTTATACGCAACAGGCGCACCTTTCGCCTGTCAGCAACCTGTTGAAGGGCGCTGGTGATTGAGGACAGACAGTCCTCGCCCCAAGCGAAAGGAGGACGTAATGTCTTCCGAGTTTTATTCACCAAGTCTTTCACGCAACCTCGTCCGCACCGGCGGCGCGGGGTATCGGGAAAATGCGTCGCTGCGCCTGCTTCTGAACGCAGCCGAAGAAACGGCCATCCGCCAGGATCGCGACGCTTATTTTGCAGCCTTTCCGGATTTCGGCGTCCAGACCGACGTGTCGAAGAGAACCGTTCCAGCGGGCCGCATCCGCCTGTCCAAGCCGACCCTGTCCTTCGGGAAACAGTCACTGCCGGGACCATCCTTGTCCTGACGGTGAAACCGCTTCCCACCCCTGCCCGCCTTGAGCGACGATGCTCAAGCGTCACATCAGATACTGCTTCAACATGAGGAGAACACCATGGCCAAGGGTCAATTGCGCAGCAACAAGGAAGTCCGCAAACCGAAGAAGGACAAGACCAAGGCTGCAGCCGCAGCGCCGACCGGTTCGCAGGTCAAGTTCGCAAACGCCACGACGGCGGACGGCAAGAAGAAATAACGGGGGCGTCTCAAGTGGCCGCCGGCAAATTATGGAGGGTAAAACATCCTTTTAATTGCCGGACTTGTTTTGGCCACATTGCCCATCTATATAGCTCATATGGCAACTGCTGGTGAGCGCGAATGAAATTGTCGTTCGCAGTTGTTTTAGTCGCTTTAGACTTTTGACCACGGATGTACTGGCACTGGTGTTGA
This window harbors:
- the rpsU gene encoding 30S ribosomal protein S21; amino-acid sequence: MQVIVRDNNVEQALRVLKKRMQREGIFREMRAREAYEKPSAKRVREEAEAVRRHRKLARKKMQREGLLPAPKKAARTR
- a CDS encoding Gfo/Idh/MocA family protein, with protein sequence MPERVKRKRYALVGTGNRGTTMWGRELLAGWSDYVELVGICDLNLMRAERARAMMGSNAPLYDDFDRMMLEQRPELVIVCTPDDTHDDIIIRALEGGADVISEKPMTTTPEKIDRIRAAEAKSGRRVDVSFNYRFSPTAARIKELIDDGAIGTVTSVDFHWYLDNQHGADYFRRWHAFTEHSGSLFVHKATHHFDLLNWYLDSDPVEVKGFGQLLHYGKNGPFRGTRCRTCPHKDECDYFMDLGADPFLDALYEDPSSIDGYMRDACVFREEIDIPDTMSASIRYASGVQVSYSLNTYMPIEGHHIAFNGHKGRIEMRQYEKQPWTEPPADEILLVKSFGGGVEHIWVPHEPGGHYGGDNRMRDMIFKPGSNDRLRQRAGSRAGAMSVLCGVAALKSAREGGSEAVKSLPL
- a CDS encoding cold-shock protein, with product MRKNLYRSGDAIVLKAGVLGSNQPSGPGRITMVLPETQGLVRFRVRFQNENFERNIASDEIDTASSSSRGMDAESLAPRASGSSWINSSTIKVRK
- a CDS encoding cold-shock protein; the protein is MNTGTVKWFNATKGFGFIQPDNGGTDVFVHISAVERAGLRSLNDGQKVTYDIVQDRRSGKSSADNLRAA
- a CDS encoding dihydrodipicolinate synthase family protein, translating into MSELKLPKDDRSIEVYKLSGTPVAVEKRSAADFNRVAFAAAHVVADPFADNDPWLTPAIDWDATLRFRHRLWDLGLGVAEAMDTAQRGMGLAWPQAQELISRSLREAASRKDALIACGVGTDHLDSGGYDLNQIIDSYLEQLDFVQGEGGRVILMASRALAAAARSPDDYLKAYARVLSRAEQKVVIHWLGEMFDPALEGYWGSGDHMQAMETCLAMIEENADKIDGIKISLLSKEKEIVMRRRLPAGVRMYTGDDFNYAELIAGDEQGYSDALLGIFDAIAPAASKALASLKRGADNEFFDILEPTVALSRHIFKAPTRFYKTGVVFLAYLNGLQEHFTMVGGQESTRSTQHFAELFRLADKANVLAEPDLATHRMKAFLSVRGIG
- a CDS encoding sugar phosphate isomerase/epimerase family protein, translating into MSLEGLSINFATVRQGGAFGAIVDACLAHGITAISPWREQVHGVGLAEAARIVEQNGLRLSGHCRGGFFPAPDAEGRRRAIEDNKRAVDEAAAMKADCLVLVVGGLPAGSRDLKGARQMVEDGMAELLPYARDAGVPLAIEPLHPFYAAERACFNTLKQSLDLCDRLGAGTGVAIDVYHVWWDPELEEQVARAGRNGQILAHHICDWLVPTTDPLNDRGMMGDGVIDLKAFRAMIEAAGFHGPQEVEIFSHRWQARPMDEVLSTVVERFKTVC